The Setaria viridis chromosome 6, Setaria_viridis_v4.0, whole genome shotgun sequence genome contains a region encoding:
- the LOC117860598 gene encoding cytochrome P450 703A2 isoform X2: MRQRLPPGPPTWPIFGNLLQLSPLPHKDFARFCTKYGPLVYLRLGTIDAITTDDPEVIREILIRQDEVFASRPRTLAAVHLAYGCGDVALAPLGPNWKRMRRVCMEHLLTTKRLESFAAHRAQEAEHLCQFVWAKAQSGKPVNLREVLGAFSMNNVTRMLLGKQYFGIQSAGPGEAMEFMHITHELFFLLGLIYLGDYLPAWRWVDPYGCEKKMREVEKKVDDFHQKIIDEHRKAWEAKKSAAASLDDDDTKEEMDFVDVLLSLPGENGKEHMDDVEIKALMQDMIAAATDTSSVTNEWVMAEVIKNPRVLRRIQEELDAVIGRDRMVVESDLAHLPYLRCVVRESFRMHPAGPFLIPHESLKPTTIMGYHVPARTRVFINTHALGRNPRVWDAVDEFRPERHLPTAEGGRVEISHLPDFKILPFSAGKRKCPGAPLGVALVLMALARLFHCFDWSPPDGLRPEDVDTREVYGMTMPKATPLVAVATPRLPPHMYASLA; encoded by the exons ATGAGGCAAAGGCTTCCACCCggacctccaacatggccaatCTTTGGTAACCTTCTCCAGTTGAGCCCTCTTCCACACAAAGACTTTGCTCGATTCTGCACCAAATATGGCCCCCTTGTCTATCTCCGCCTAGGAACCATTGATGCCATCACCACCGACGATCCTGAAGTCATCCGTGAAATACTCATCCGGCAAGATGAGGTCTTTGCTTCACGACCTCGGACACTGGCTGCTGTCCATCTTGCCTACGGGTGTGGCGATGTGGCTCTTGCTCCGCTGGGGCCAAACTGGAAAAGGATGAGGAGAGTTTGCATGGAGCACCTGCTGACAACCAAGAGGCTCGAGTCTTTTGCTGCTCACCGAGCTCAGGAGGCTGAGCACCTCTGCCAGTTTGTATGGGCCAAAGCTCAGTCTGGGAAGCCCGTGAACCTCAGAGAGGTTCTCGGTGCGTTCTCCATGAACAACGTCACAAGGATGTTGCTGGGGAAGCAGTACTTCGGGATCCAGTCCGCAGGCCCTGGTGAAGCGATGGAGTTCATGCACATCACCCATGAGCTGTTCTTCCTGCTGGGCCTGATCTATCTCGGGGACTACTTGCCGGCTTGGAGGTGGGTTGACCCATATGGGTGCGAGAAGAAGATGAGGGAGGTCGAGAAGAAGGTGGACGACTTCCACCAGAAGATAATTGATGAACACAGGAAGGCTTGGGAGGCCAAGAAGAGTGCTGCGGCTTCCCTGGATGATGACGATACCAAAGAAGAGATGGACTTCGTCGATGTGCTTCTATCTTTGCCTGGTGAGAACGGGAAGGAGCACATGGATGATGTCGAGATCAAAGCTCTGATGCAG GACATGATCGCTGCGGCTACGGACACTTCATCAGTGACCAACGAGTGGGTGATGGCGGAGGTGATCAAGAACCCGCGCGTGCTCCGGCGGATCCAGGAGGAGCTGGACGCGGTGATCGGGCGCGACAGGATGGTGGTGGAGTCGGACCTCGCCCACCTCCCCTACCTCCGGTGCGTGGTCCGGGAGTCCTTCCGGATGCACCCGGCGGGTCCCTTCCTGATCCCGCACGAGTCCCTGAAGCCGACGACGATCATGGGGTACCACGTCCCGGCGCGCACGCGCGTGTTCATCAACACGCACGCGCTGGGCCGGAACCCGCGCGTGTGGGACGCCGTCGATGAGTTCCGGCCGGAGCGGCACCTGCCGACGGCGGAGGGCGGCCGGGTGGAGATCAGCCACCTGCCGGACTTCAAGATCCTGCCGTTCAGCGCCGGGAAGCGCAAGTGCCCCGGTGCGCCGCTGGGCGTGGCGCTGGTGCTCATGGCGCTCGCTAGGCTCTTCCACTGCTTCGACTGGTCCCCGCCCGACGGCCTCCGACCCGAGGACGTCGACACCCGGGAGGTCTACGGCATGACCATGCCCAAGGCCacgccgctcgtcgccgtcgccacgccgcgcctcccgccCCACATGTACGCCTCCTTAGCCTGA
- the LOC117860598 gene encoding cytochrome P450 703A2 isoform X1, whose protein sequence is MDPVLLSILLCLWIFIVVYWRRRNSMRQRLPPGPPTWPIFGNLLQLSPLPHKDFARFCTKYGPLVYLRLGTIDAITTDDPEVIREILIRQDEVFASRPRTLAAVHLAYGCGDVALAPLGPNWKRMRRVCMEHLLTTKRLESFAAHRAQEAEHLCQFVWAKAQSGKPVNLREVLGAFSMNNVTRMLLGKQYFGIQSAGPGEAMEFMHITHELFFLLGLIYLGDYLPAWRWVDPYGCEKKMREVEKKVDDFHQKIIDEHRKAWEAKKSAAASLDDDDTKEEMDFVDVLLSLPGENGKEHMDDVEIKALMQDMIAAATDTSSVTNEWVMAEVIKNPRVLRRIQEELDAVIGRDRMVVESDLAHLPYLRCVVRESFRMHPAGPFLIPHESLKPTTIMGYHVPARTRVFINTHALGRNPRVWDAVDEFRPERHLPTAEGGRVEISHLPDFKILPFSAGKRKCPGAPLGVALVLMALARLFHCFDWSPPDGLRPEDVDTREVYGMTMPKATPLVAVATPRLPPHMYASLA, encoded by the exons ATGGATCCAGTTCTTCTCTCCATCCTCTTATGCTTATGGATCTTTATTGTAGTGtattggaggaggaggaacagcATGAGGCAAAGGCTTCCACCCggacctccaacatggccaatCTTTGGTAACCTTCTCCAGTTGAGCCCTCTTCCACACAAAGACTTTGCTCGATTCTGCACCAAATATGGCCCCCTTGTCTATCTCCGCCTAGGAACCATTGATGCCATCACCACCGACGATCCTGAAGTCATCCGTGAAATACTCATCCGGCAAGATGAGGTCTTTGCTTCACGACCTCGGACACTGGCTGCTGTCCATCTTGCCTACGGGTGTGGCGATGTGGCTCTTGCTCCGCTGGGGCCAAACTGGAAAAGGATGAGGAGAGTTTGCATGGAGCACCTGCTGACAACCAAGAGGCTCGAGTCTTTTGCTGCTCACCGAGCTCAGGAGGCTGAGCACCTCTGCCAGTTTGTATGGGCCAAAGCTCAGTCTGGGAAGCCCGTGAACCTCAGAGAGGTTCTCGGTGCGTTCTCCATGAACAACGTCACAAGGATGTTGCTGGGGAAGCAGTACTTCGGGATCCAGTCCGCAGGCCCTGGTGAAGCGATGGAGTTCATGCACATCACCCATGAGCTGTTCTTCCTGCTGGGCCTGATCTATCTCGGGGACTACTTGCCGGCTTGGAGGTGGGTTGACCCATATGGGTGCGAGAAGAAGATGAGGGAGGTCGAGAAGAAGGTGGACGACTTCCACCAGAAGATAATTGATGAACACAGGAAGGCTTGGGAGGCCAAGAAGAGTGCTGCGGCTTCCCTGGATGATGACGATACCAAAGAAGAGATGGACTTCGTCGATGTGCTTCTATCTTTGCCTGGTGAGAACGGGAAGGAGCACATGGATGATGTCGAGATCAAAGCTCTGATGCAG GACATGATCGCTGCGGCTACGGACACTTCATCAGTGACCAACGAGTGGGTGATGGCGGAGGTGATCAAGAACCCGCGCGTGCTCCGGCGGATCCAGGAGGAGCTGGACGCGGTGATCGGGCGCGACAGGATGGTGGTGGAGTCGGACCTCGCCCACCTCCCCTACCTCCGGTGCGTGGTCCGGGAGTCCTTCCGGATGCACCCGGCGGGTCCCTTCCTGATCCCGCACGAGTCCCTGAAGCCGACGACGATCATGGGGTACCACGTCCCGGCGCGCACGCGCGTGTTCATCAACACGCACGCGCTGGGCCGGAACCCGCGCGTGTGGGACGCCGTCGATGAGTTCCGGCCGGAGCGGCACCTGCCGACGGCGGAGGGCGGCCGGGTGGAGATCAGCCACCTGCCGGACTTCAAGATCCTGCCGTTCAGCGCCGGGAAGCGCAAGTGCCCCGGTGCGCCGCTGGGCGTGGCGCTGGTGCTCATGGCGCTCGCTAGGCTCTTCCACTGCTTCGACTGGTCCCCGCCCGACGGCCTCCGACCCGAGGACGTCGACACCCGGGAGGTCTACGGCATGACCATGCCCAAGGCCacgccgctcgtcgccgtcgccacgccgcgcctcccgccCCACATGTACGCCTCCTTAGCCTGA
- the LOC117860596 gene encoding pentatricopeptide repeat-containing protein At1g53600, mitochondrial gives MAALRLPRAPATATLAGAGVPHRFRTPEQPPRPPRVPNTAHLNALLTAYGRRGCIRDAQQLFDRMPRRDVISWTALLTAYADAGDPASARLVFDDMPRRNAASWNALLMLYLRAARWRPATAAAAAHALFAKMPAKNAVSYGAMITGLARAGMLREAEAVYGEMPPQWRDPVGSNAIMAAYLRAGELGMALRVFDGMAARDIFSWSALVDGLCKYGTVSEARRLFEAMPERNVVSWTSMIRGYVKRGMRRDGILLFLDMRDEGVQVNETTLSVVLDACSEASLVREGIQIHGLIIAMGFEKDVFLGDSIIIMYSRFGWMVDARRVFAFMEHKDIVSWNSLITGYVQNDMIEDAHVLFKLMPERDAVSWTSMVVGFASRGWMREATDLFEQMPGKDGVAWAAVISSFIANGDHVNAVRWFRRMSKEGCKPNTVAFSCLLSALASLAMVNQGLQAHAYAVNMGWVLDSAVYTSLVTMYAKCGRLAEAHRVFSSISSPTLIATNSMITAFAQHGLAEDALKLFNIMQNDGQRPNHVTFLGILTACARAGLVQQGYNYFESMKSVYGIEPNPDHYTCMVDLLGRAGFLAEALEMINLMPQKDYPDAWAALLSSSSLHSNLAFAKLAAERLLEMDPYNATAYTVLSNMFSSAGMKDDEEMLKVAQLSNMASKSPGYSLIIQEKNNTE, from the coding sequence ATGGCCGCGCTGCGGCTACCCAGAGCTCCGGCCACGGCCACCCTGGCCGGCGCGGGCGTCCCGCACCGCTTCCGAACGCCGGAGCAGCCTCCACGGCCACCTCGGGTCCCTAACACGGCCCACCTCAACGCGCTGCTCACGGCCtacggccgccgcggctgcaTCCGGGACGCCCAGCAGCTGTTCGACCGGATGCCCCGCCGCGACGTCATCTCCTGGACGGCGCTCCTCACCGCctacgccgacgccggcgacccCGCTTCCGCGCGCCTCGTCTTCGACGACATGCCCCGCCGCAACGCCGCCTCCTGGAACGCGCTGCTCATGCTCTACCTCCGCGCGGCCCGGTGGAGGCCTGccactgcggcggcggccgcgcacgCGCTCTTCGCGAAGATGCCGGCGAAGAACGCCGTGTCCTACGGCGCCATGATCACGGGGCTCGCAAGGGCGGGCATGCTGCGGGAGGCCGAGGCGGTGTACGGGGAGATGCCGCCGCAGTGGCGGGACCCCGTTGGGTCGAATGCGATAATGGCTGCGTACCTGAGGGCCGGGGAGCTTGGCATGGCCCTGAGGGTGTTCGACGGAATGGCGGCGAGGGACATCTTTTCCTGGAGTGCTTTGGTTGATGGGCTGTGTAAGTATGGGACTGTATCGGAGGCGAGGAGGCTGTTTGAGGCAATGCCGGAGCGGAATGTGGTGTCCTGGACCTCGATGATCCGGGGCTACGTGAAACGTGGGATGCGCAGAGATGGTATCTTGCTGTTCCTGGACATGAGAGATGAAGGTGTTCAGGTTAATGAAACGACACTCTCAGTGGTGCTGGATGCTTGTTCTGAGGCCAGTCTTGTCAGAGAAGGAATTCAGATTCATGGGTTGATTATAGCAATGGGTTTCGAAAAGGATGTTTTCTTGGGTGACTCGATAATCATAATGTATTCCCGCTTCGGTTGGATGGTCGATGCTAGAAGGGTGTTTGCTTTCATGGAGCATAAGGACATAGTATCGTGGAACTCACTGATCACAGGGTATGTTCAGAATGACATGATTGAAGATGCACATGTGCTTTTCAAGTTGATGCCTGAGAGGGATGCTGTTTCTTGGACATCAATGGTAGTTGGGTTTGCTAGTAGGGGTTGGATGAGAGAGGCCACTGACCTCTTTGAGCAAATGCCAGGAAAAGATGGGGTGGCTTGGGCTGCAGTTATTTCCAGTTTCATTGCAAATGGAGACCACGTAAATGCTGTGCGGTGGTTTCGTCGTATGTCAAAGGAAGGGTGCAAGCCTAATACAGTGGCTTTTAGTTGTTTGCTGAGTGCTTTGGCTAGTCTGGCAATGGTGAATCAGGGATTGCAAGCTCATGCCTATGCGGTCAACATGGGATGGGTATTGGACTCAGCTGTTTACACTTCATTGGTGACAATGTATGCAAAATGCGGTAGGTTGGCAGAGGCTCATCGTGTTTTCTCAAGCATCAGCAGTCCAACCCTCATTGCCACTAATTCTATGATTACGGCATTTGCACAACATGGCTTGGCAGAAGATGCGCTCAAACTTTTCAACATAATGCAAAATGATGGCCAAAGGCCTAACCATGTGACATTCTTGGGAATTCTGACTGCTTGTGCACGAGCTGGTTTAGTTCAACAAGGTTATAACTACTTTGAATCCATGAAATCAGTCTATGGCATTGAACCAAACCCTGACCACTATACCTGCATGGTTGATCTTTTAGGCCGTGCAGGCTTCCTTGCTGAAGCACTGGAAATGATTAACTTGATGCCCCAGAAAGATTATCCTGATGCATGGGCAGCTTTGCTTAGCTCTAGTAGCCTCCATTCTAATCTTGCTTTTGCAAAATTAGCAGCAGAGAGGCTACTTGAGATGGATCCTTACAACGCAACAGCTTACACAGTCCTGTCAAACATGTTCTCCTCAGCAGGGATGAAGGATGATGAAGAGATGCTAAAAGTTGCACAATTGTCCAACATGGCTAGTAAAAGTCCTGGGTATAGCCTCATCATACAGGAAAAGAATAACACGGAATGA
- the LOC117860597 gene encoding hydroxyproline O-galactosyltransferase GALT2, producing the protein MARRVRPSHLVLALGAAYLLLISLKFRRVLDLAAADLAAADPAAFSSPSSSDHLPPGASSNSTPTPSPPTSTVQPFWHRYDRVSLPDPSTHTRDRASALDRMADDAWSLGLTAWEEAASFAGDPWALLASATARASDASRCPSAVSQRARGRVVFLPCGLAAGSSVTVVATPRAAHREYVPQLARMRQGDGTVMVSQFMVELQGLRAVDGEEPPRILHLNPRLRGDWSQHPILEHNTCYRMQWGAAQRCDGTPTDDNEDKVDGFPKCEKWIRNDIVDTKESKTTSWLKRFIGRAKKPAMTWPFPFVEERLFVLTIQAGVEGFHIYVGGRHVTSFPYRPGFTLEEATGLFVKGDVDVHSVYATALPMSHPSFSLQQVLEMSEKWRSRPLPKRPVSLFIGILSASNHFAERMAVRKTWMQTPEIKSSEAVARFFVALNSRKEVNVMLKKEAEYFGDIVILPFIDRYELVVLKTIAICEYGVQNLTAAYIMKCDDDTFVRVDVVLRHIKLNNGGKPLYMGNLNLLHRPLRTGKWAVTDEEWPEDIYPPYANGPGYVISGDIAKFIVSQHANQSLRLFKMEDVSMGLWVEKFNSTTPVQYSHSWKFCQYGCLENYYTAHYQSPRQMLCLWDKLIRGRASCCNYR; encoded by the exons ATGGCGCGGCGGGTGCGGCCGTCACACCTGGTCCTCGCGCTGGGCGCCGCGTATCTCCTCCTCATCTCCCTCAAGTTCCGCCGCGTGCTCGacctggccgccgccgacctcgccgccgccgaccccgccgccttctcctccccttcctcctccgacCACCTCCCCCCGGGCGcctcctccaactccacccccaccccctccccccccacCTCCACCGTCCAGCCCTTCTGGCACCGCTACGACCGCGTCTCCCTCCCGGACCCCTCCACCCACACCCGCGACCGCGCCTCCGCGCTCGACCGCATGGCCGACGACGCCTGGTCCCTCGGCCTCACGGCGTGGGAGGAGGCCGCGTCCTTCGCGGGCGACCCCTGGGCGCtgctcgcctccgccaccgcccgcgcctCCGACGCCTCCAGGTGCCCCTCCGCCGTCTCCCAGCGCGCCAGGGGGCGGGTCGTCTTCCTCCCCTGCGGCCTCGCCGCGGGCTCCTCCGTCACCGTCGTCGccacgccccgcgccgcgcacAGGGAGTACGTGCCGCAGCTCGCGCGGATGCGCCAGGGGGACGGCACCGTCATGGTCTCGCAGTTCATGGTCGAGCTCCAGGGGCTGCGCGCCGTTGATGGAGAGGAGCCGCCCAGGATACTGCACCTCAACCCGAGGCTCAGGGGGGACTGGAGCCAGCACCCCATCCTCGAGCACAACACATGCTACAGGATGCAGTGGGGCGCCGCGCAGCGTTGCGACGGCACGCCCACCGACGACAACGAGGACAAGG TTGATGGATTCCCCAAATGTGAGAAATGGATACGTAATGATATTGTTGACACCAAGGAGTCGAAGACAACTTCATGGTTGAAGAGATTCATAGGGCGTGCAAAGAAACCAGCCATGACATGGCCATTCCCCTTTGTAGAGGAGAGGCTGTTTGTTTTGACTATACAGGCCGGAGTTGAAGGTTTCCACATTTACGTCGGCGGTCGACATGTGACATCTTTTCCTTATCGACCA GGGTTCACTCTTGAAGAAGCAACAGGATTATTTGTTAAGGGAGATGTAGATGTACATTCAGTTTATGCCACTGCTCTTCCTATGTCTCATCCTAGTTTTTCTCTTCAACAAGTCCTTGAGATGTCAGAAAAGTGGAGGTCTCGGCCACTCCCAAAACGTCCTGTTTCCCTTTTCATTGGAATATTGTCTGCGTCGAATCATTTTGCTGAGCGCATGGCTGTGAGAAAAACATGGATGCAGACTCCAGAAATTAAGTCTTCTGAAGCAGTTGCTCGATTCTTTGTTGCACTG AATTCAAGGAAAGAGGTCAATGTAATGCTGAAGAAAGAAGCAGAATACTTTGGAGACATTGTCATTTTGCCATTCATAGATCGTTATGAGCTGGTTGTTCTGAAGACAATTGCTATTTGTGAGTATGGG GTCCAGAACTTGACTGCTGCATACATAATGAAATGTGATGATGATACATTTGTTAGGGTAGATGTGGTTCTTAGACACATCAAGTTGAACAACGGTGGCAAACCGTTGTATATGGGGAACCTTAACCTCTTGCACAGACCATTGAGAACCGGAAAATGGGCAGTTACAGATGAG GAATGGCCTGAAGATATCTACCCGCCTTATGCAAATGGACCGGGCTATGTAATCTCTGGTGACATAGCAAAGTTCATTGTATCTCAGCACGCCAACCAGAGTTTAAGG CTATTTAAGATGGAAGATGTAAGTATGGGTCTAtgggttgaaaaattcaattccACGACGCCTGTCCAGTACTCCCACAGCTGGAAGTTCTGCCAGTACGGTTGCCTGGAGAACTACTACACTGCCCACTATCAGTCGCCTAGGCAGATGCTGTGCTTGTGGGATAAGTTGATCCGCGGCCGGGCATCCTGCTGTAACTACAGATAG